One window from the genome of Salvia splendens isolate huo1 chromosome 9, SspV2, whole genome shotgun sequence encodes:
- the LOC121747324 gene encoding cyclin-dependent protein kinase inhibitor SMR6-like, with amino-acid sequence MGFSKKVESTKESDGKKWVIAIRAPLKPVSTKVRGGGEFEEEEEEESTTPTARESRIPKKAACPAAPRKRRPTSTCQVVREFFYPPDLESVFIRRRAESAN; translated from the coding sequence ATGGGTTTCTCGAAGAAGGTCGAATCGACGAAGGAATCGGACGGCAAGAAATGGGTCATCGCGATTAGGGCTCCGCTGAAGCCGGTGTCGACGAAGGTGAGAGGCGGCGGCGAATtcgaagaggaggaggaggaggaatcgACCACGCCGACGGCGCGTGAGTCGAGGATTCCGAAGAAGGCGGCCTGCCCGGCGGCGCCGAGGAAGCGCCGGCCCACCTCGACCTGCCAGGTAGTGAGAGAGTTCTTCTATCCGCCGGATTTGGAATCGGTTTTCATCCGCCGCCGCGCCGAGAGCGCCAACTGA
- the LOC121747140 gene encoding LOB domain-containing protein 25-like, whose amino-acid sequence MASSSSSHSNPPCAACKFLRRKCLPGCVFAPYFPPEDPTKFVNVHKIFGASNVSKLLNEILPHQREDAVNSLAYEAEARLKDPVYGCIGAISVLQRQVLHLQKELEATNADLICYTSNEIAVHHQRRMAYGSGVGSYHPNPGYYYYGENPGHGTSYMIFTMI is encoded by the coding sequence ATGGCCTCATCAAGCAGCAGCCACTCAAACCCTCCCTGCGCCGCCTGCAAATTCCTGCGGCGGAAATGCCTCCCCGGCTGCGTCTTCGCCCCCTATTTTCCGCCGGAGGATCCCACCAAATTCGTGAACGTCCACAAAATCTTCGGCGCCAGCAACGTGAGCAAGCTGCTAAACGAGATTCTCCCTCACCAAAGGGAAGATGCTGTGAATTCTCTTGCATATGAGGCTGAGGCTCGGCTCAAGGACCCTGTCTACGGCTGCATCGGCGCCATCTCCGTTTTGCAGAGGCAGGTGCTTCACCTCCAGAAAGAGCTCGAGGCTACCAATGCAGATTTGATATGTTACACAAGCAATGAGATTGCTGTTCATCACCAGAGGAGGATGGCTTATGGATCCGGAGTCGGGTCGTATCACCCGAATCCgggttattattattatgggGAAAACCCTGGTCATGGCACCAGTTATATGATCTTCACTATGATATAG
- the LOC121748845 gene encoding DNA (cytosine-5)-methyltransferase DRM2-like, with protein sequence MDANVPGGDISDVDWTSSDEESETHLEAVTSPQPTRTETIVGNEEASSSNATRSKLIVQFVGMGFSEKLVLKAIDENGEGDPDSILNLILTFSTLEESPPQQLSANSDPCSSDYIEIFPYDLSDMDSWSEDEAEDCLKDNGAYKSEKHKMLLSLAESGSLSEKETKLLALANMGYALEDAEIALERSGPETSVDGLIEFICVAQMAREQDCYLPEDDLKAKHILNGSSKSKKRKLFDMKKKVMEESIRLPNPMIGYGVPSMQPPERVHRSLPEESRGPPYFYYENVALTPKGVWDTISRFLYDIEPEFVDSKFFSACARKRGYIHNLPIENRFPLIPLPPLTIQQAFPLSKRWWPTWDPRDKLNCIQTVIASAKLTERIRTVLERHEGDDDPPEAVQRYVMEQCRKWNLVWVGRNKAAPLEPDEVEMLLGFPKNHTRGGGISRTDRYKSLGNSFQVDTVAYHLSVLKDMYPHGINMLSLFSGIGGAEVALHRLGIKLNNVVSIEKSKANRDIVRSWWEQTNQTGSLIDFDDVQLFDAARAEQIISSIGGFDLVVGGSPCNNLAGSNRVSRDGLEGKESSLFYDYFRILDLIKCIMGSNRAV encoded by the exons ATG gatgcaaatgTACCTGGAGGAGATATTTCTGATGTTGATTGGACTTCTTCTGATGAGGAGTCAGAAACTCACTTGGAAGCAGTTACATCACCACAGCCAACTCGTACTGAAACTATTGTTGGCAATGAGGAG GCAAGCTCATCAAATGCCACCCGTTCCAAGTTGATTGTTCAATTTGTAGGAATGGGGTTTTCAGAGAAATTGGTCTTAAAAGCCATTGATGAAAATG GAGAAGGAGATCCAGATTCTATACTCAATTTGATCTTAACATTCTCG ACACTTGAAGAGTCTCCACCACAACAGCTGAGCGCAAATTCTGATCCATGTTCTTCTGATTACATTGAGATCTTTCCATATGATCTTTCAGATATGGACAGCTGGTCCGAAGATGAAGCAGAA GACTGCTTGAAGGACAATGGTGCTTATAAATCAGAGAAGCACAAGATGTTGTTGTCTTTGGCAGAATCTGGATCGTTGTCAGAGAAAGAGACAAAATTGCTTGCCTTAGCAAACATGGGATACGCTCTCGAAGATGCGGAAATTGCTCTGGAACGATCTG GGCCAGAAACCTCAGTTGATGGTTTGATTGAGTTTATATGTGTTGCTCAAATGGCTAGAGAACAAGACTGTTACTTGCCTGAAGACGATCTCAAG GCAAAGCATATTCTTAATGGGAGTAGTAAGAGCAAGAAGAGGAAACTCTTTGACATGAAGAAGAAGGTCATGGAGGAGTCAATACGCCTGCCTAATCCAATGATAGGATATGGTGTTCCTTCCATGCAGCCACCAGAACGGGTGCATCGTTCCTTGCCAGAAGAATCAAGAGGCCCCCCATACTTCTACTATGAGAATGTTGCCCTTACACCAAAGGGGGTTTGGGACACCATCTCAAGGTTCCTCTATGACATTGAGCCAGAGTTTGTTGACTCAAAGTTCTTCTCGGCCTGTGCAAGAAAGAGAGGGTATATTCATAATCTGCCCATTGAGAACAGGTTTCCCCTCATACCTCTCCCACCCCTTACCATCCAGCAGGCTTTTCCCTTATCAAAAAGGTGGTGGCCCACTTGGGATCCAAGAGACAAGCTGAACTGCATCCAGACTGTTATAGCGAGTGCTAAACTGACTGAGAGGATCCGCACTGTGCTGGAGAGGCATGAAGGTGATGATGACCCACCAGAGGCTGTCCAGCGCTACGTTATGGAGCAGTGCAGAAAGTGGAACTTGGTTTGGGTGGGAAGGAACAAAGCTGCCCCTCTAGAGCCTGATGAAGTGGAAATGCTCTTGGGCTTCCCAAAGAACCACACGAGGGGTGGTGGGATTAGTAGAACAGACAGATATAAGTCTCTTGGAAATTCCTTTCAG GTCGACACTGTGGCTTATCATCTGTCTGTGCTCAAAGATATGTATCCTCACGGCATCAACATGCTATCCCTCTTCTCTGGCATCGGTGGAGCAGAAGTGGCACTGCACCGACTTGGCATCAAATTGAACAATGTTGTCTCTATTGAGAAATCAAAAGCAAATAGAGACATAGTAAGAAGTTGGTGGGAGCAGACCAATCAGACAGGTAGCCTGATTGATTTTGACGATGTGCAGCTGTTTGACGCCGCCAGAGCTGAACAGATCATTAGTAGCATCGGCGGTTTCGATCTGGTGGTCGGTGGAAGCCCATGCAACAATCTGGCAGGAAGCAACAGAGTCAGCCGAGATGGTCTGGAGGGTAAAGAGTCGTCTTTGTTTTATGATTATTTTCGTATATTAGATTTAATCAAGTGTATTATGGGCAGCAATAGGGCAGTCTAG
- the LOC121746862 gene encoding phosphoenolpyruvate/phosphate translocator 2, chloroplastic-like, whose amino-acid sequence MATNYALALSTPKPFFTCLKQSSFQCGFSAINPSQLPTSCDAKHAIFSNFSSRNLVQNLCSSRRLPDFKLRSAAAPDSQDEAAKAEKLVRTVQLTAMFGVWYLLNIYFNIFNKQVLKVYHFPATLTAFQFGCGTVMILVMWGLNLYPKPKISKSQFLQIFLLAVGHTLGNLLTNISLGKVAVSFTHTIKAMEPFFTVLLSAIFFGEMPSLWVVSSLVPIVGGVALASCTEVSFNWIGFGTAMASNLTNQTRNVFSKKLMRKNDESLDNINLFSIITIISFLFLAPAAIFLEGVKFSPSYLQYVASEGLNVKELCVRALLSGLCFHTYQQVSYMILGMVNPVTHAVGNSVKRVVVIVSSVIFFRTPVSPVNSLGTALALAGVFLYSRAKKMKPKAA is encoded by the exons ATGGCAACTAACTATGCATTGGCTCTCTCAACCCCAAAGCCATTCTTCACTTGTCTCAAACAATCATCATTTCAGTGTGGATTTTCTGCAATCAATCCGTCCCAACTTCCCACCTCTTGTGATGCAAAACATgccattttttcaaatttcagcaGCAGAAACCTCGTGCAAAACTTGTGCAGCAGCCGGAGGCTTCCCGATTTCAAGCTCCGGTCAGCAGCTGCCCCGGATAGCCAAGACGAGGCAGCGAAAGCCGAAAAATTGGTCAGGACAGTGCAGCTTACAGCCATGTTTGGTGTCTGGTACTTGTTGAATATATATTTCAACATCTTCAATAAACAG GTGTTGAAGGTTTACCACTTTCCGGCAACATTAACGGCCTTTCAGTTcggatgtgggacagttatgaTACTTGTGATGTGGGGTTTGAATCTTTACCCCAAACCTAAAATCAGCAAGTCTCAG TTCTTGCAAATATTTCTGCTTGCGGTTGGGCACACCTTAGGAAACCTTTTAACAAACATCAGTTTGGGGAAAGTGGCAGTTTCATTCACACACACCATCAAGGCAATGGAGCCCTTCTTCACAGTCTTGCTCTCTGCCATTTTCTTTGGTGAG ATGCCATCTCTATGGGTAGTTTCTTCTCTTGTTCCCATTGTTGGTGGTGTGGCGTTGGCATCATGCACTGAAGTCTCCTTCAACTG GATAGGTTTTGGCACTGCCATGGCTTCGAATCTCACCAACCAGACGCGTAACGTGTTCAGCAAAAAGTTGATGCGCAAGAACGAT GAAAGCTTGGATAACATCAATCTTTTCTCCATCATAACAATCATATCATTCTTATTTCTTGCACCTGCTGCCATTTTCTTGGAAGGTGTCAAGTTCAGCCCTTCATACTTGCAATATGTT GCAAGTGAAGGTTTGAATGTGAAGGAGTTGTGTGTAAGAGCTCTTCTATCTGGTTTGTGCTTCCATACTTACCAACAG GTTTCCTACATGATACTAGGCATGGTGAATCCGGTAACACATGCTGTCGGAAACAGTGTGAAGAGAGTGGTGGTGATCGTGTCGTCAGTCATATTCTTCCGAACACCTGTCTCACCCGTAAATTCTTTAG GAACTGCTTTGGCTCTTGCCGGAGTCTTCTTGTATTCCAGAGCAAAAAAGATGAAGCCGAAAGCTGCTTAA